One Primulina tabacum isolate GXHZ01 chromosome 10, ASM2559414v2, whole genome shotgun sequence DNA segment encodes these proteins:
- the LOC142504981 gene encoding uncharacterized protein LOC142504981, with amino-acid sequence MIDLDQRYTTRRLGFSGVISNLSGYTWVFFASDVRAECVFDHAQFLHIRVSASFLPTEIFWSFFHARCDYVQRRDIWASLILVKPVLGPWLVGGDFNVVRDASECLGSRGGRLLPMEEFNTFILDSGLIDAGSWFLLTGEIISARFGLNISLVLSRITVRFCFSGMPRLFAKMKRLKHHLWWWNRDVFGNIFDRLTEAERTVRSAEAVCEADPSDANWTSLSDRNEDLDLIQQSGALFFQDLLTDKPSALDCPDFSGFPSVISAVENDGIAAIPSLEEDVFGAVLDFFRGALMPQGFTATTITLIPKVEGARAWSDFRPISLCNVTNKIIPKLLYSWMRDLVERLVSPNQSGFVPGRMISDNILFAQDLTHSITLPTRGERVVALVSAGISHCHFSVNINGSLSGFFGSSEASRVNAAKSSLILPPRCSGRLRSRLLRITGFAEGHPPLKYLGVPLYRGNRTCSLFEPLLQSVRRKFRQGSSLWSRFLFQKYFRLDAPACVPARGSISPIWRRLLRIRPRAEPGIRWRVGLGDVSFWDDTWLEDAPLSSQCVVRGSRDVRISQFLSEGSWDFDRLCAVVAPSVAEEIILIPVLSGEPDLARWIHSSDVVFLLKTKFWILEFDKLINQLIRASTFNNWT; translated from the exons atgattgatctggatcAGAGATACACGACTCGCCGTTTGGGGTTTTCTGGAGTCATTTCTAATCTCTCCGGTTATACCTGGGTTTTTTTTGCTTCTGATGTGAGGGCAgagtgtgtttttgatcatgctcagttcctcCACATCAGAGTCTCTGCCTCTTTCTTGCCGACAGAGATATTTTGGTCTTTTTTCCATGCTAGATGTGATTATGTTCAGCGTAGGGATATTTGGGCTTCTTTGATTTTGGTTAAGCCGGTTTTGGGTCCCTGGCTGGTTGGTGGAGACTTTAATGTCGTCAGGGATGCGTCTGAGTGCTTGGGctcccgtggtggtaggttgctacccatggaggagttcaataCTTTTATTCTAGATTCTGGCCTGatcgatgctg ggtctTGGTTTCTGTTGACTGGGGAGATCATTTCAGCTCGCTTCGGGTTGAACATCTCGCTCGTACTGTCTCGgatcactgtccgcttttg TTTTAGTGGCATGCCTCGGCTTTTTGCCAAGATGAAGCGTCTCAAGCATCACCTCTggtggtggaatcgggatgtttttggtaacatctttgatagACTCACTGAGGCTGAGAGGACTGTTCGTTCAGCCGAGGCTGTCTGTGAGGCTGACCCTTCTGATGCGAATTGGACTTCCCTGTCCGAtcgcaatgaggatctg gatttgattcagcagtcgggAGCCTTGTTTTTCCAGGATCTTCTTACCGATAAGCCCTCTGCGCTCGATTgccctgatttttcgggttttcCCTCAGTTATCTCTGCTGTGGAGAATGATGGTATTGCTGCGATTCCCTCTTTGGAGGAG gatgtttttggtgcTGTTCTTGATTTTTTCCGGGGTGCTCTTATGCCTCAGGgttttaccgccaccacgatcactCTGATTCCCAAAGTCGAGGGTGCACGCGCTTGGTCGGACTTTCGTCCGATCAGTTTGTGCAATGTCACGAACAAGATCATCCCGAAGCTGTTGTACTCTTGGATGAGGGATTTGGTGGAGAGACTTGTTTCTccgaatcagagtggcttcgttCCGGGGCGGATGATATCTGATAATATTCTTTTTGCCCAGGATCTCACTCACAGCATTACTctccccactcgtggtg AGCGTGTTGTAGCTTTGGTCTCGGCCGGTATTtcccattgtcatttctccgtaaACATCAATGGCTCTCTATCGGGGTTTTTTGGTTCCAGTGAGGCCTCT CGTGTGAATGCTGCCAAGAGTTCTTtgattttgcctccgaggtgctctggGCGCCTCCGCTCCCGGCTTTTGCGCATCACCGGGTTCGCCGAGGGTCATCCGCCCCTCAAGTATCTCGGAGTTCCCCTTTATCGGGGTAATCGCACATGCTCCCTTTTTGAGCCCCTCCTACAGtctgttcgtaggaa ATTTCGGCAGGGCTCCTCTCTATGGTCGAGATTCCTTTTCCAGAAGTATTTCCGGCTGGATGCTCCTGCCTGTGTCCCTGCCCGTGGTTCTATATCCCCCATTTGGCGTCGTCTCCTTAGGATCCGCCCTCGTGCGGAGCCTGGCATTCGCTGGCGCGTTGGTCTTGGAGATGTATCCTTTTGGGATGACACTTGGCTCGAGGACGCTCCCTTGTCCTCCCAGTGTGTGGTCCGCGGGAGCCGTGATGTCCGGATATCTCAGTTTTTGTCTGAGGGGTCCTGGGATTTTGATCGCCTTTGTGCGGTAGTTGCTCCTTCGGTTGCTGAGGAGATCATTTTGATTCCTGTTCTTTCGGGAGAGCCCGATCTGGCACGCTGGATCCATAGCTCTGATGttgtttttttgttgaaaaccaaATTCtggattctggagtttgacaaactgatcaaccaactgatacgcgcaagtaCATTcaacaactggacttaa
- the LOC142504980 gene encoding uncharacterized protein LOC142504980 produces the protein MNSLIWNVRGHRSSESQQRLHALVKAHQIKILAILEPMVQLDRRFMTRRFGFSKVISNLSGHIWVFLSADVMAECVSDHAQFLHIKVSAPFLPTTVFCSFVYASCDYIERWDLWHFLLLVRPVQGPWLVGGDFNVVRDASECLGTHGGRLLPMDEFNTFILDSGLVDAGFEGSIRVEHLARSVSDHCPLLTVRLNWNLPCNLSGLHRLFAKMKRLKDHLKWWNRDVFGNIFDKITEAERVVRSAEAVCEADPSDLNWTSLSDRNEDLARVTAMEVDFWRQKAACHWLEDGERNTKLFHNMVKKKRVTNKIFRIWHDGFCLTSPELIQQSGASFFQNLLTREPSALDCPDFSRFPFIISAVENDGIVATPSLEEVRATVFSIHPDSVAGPDGFSSAFLQNCWEIVHQDVYDAVLDFFRGSPLPTGFTATTITLIPKVEVAHAWSDFRPISLCNVSNKIISKLLYSRLRVVVERLISLNQSGFVLGRLISDNILLAQELTHSLTLPTHGGNVILKFDMAKAYDRVQWPFLFEVLRHFGFSEWVVEMVSACISHCHFSVNINGSLSGFFGSTRGLRQGDPLSPLLFILGAEYLSRGLERLYLQHPALRYRSGCDILISHLAYADDVIIFANGGSRGLKLLMDFLHHYKNCSRQLVNAVKSSVILPPRCSAHLRSQILRITRFAEGHLPLKYLGVPLFRGNRVCSLFEPLLQAVRMKLEGWEIRTLSPGSRMTLIRSVLLSMPIYLFQVVQPSLAVMEKLELIFNAFLWGSRPLEKKWHWARWSRACLPVLEGGLGFRKLKDLLDAPACVPLLCHISPTWRRLLRIRPRAESCFRWRVGLGDVSFWDDILFGDTPLSSQCEVRGGRDVRVSHFLSEEAWDFDLLCAVVAPSVAEAITLTPIAFGEPDMAIWIHSSYGAFSLRSAWELVRLRDPVSDILTPCSGRWLRPTMSFFLWRLRHQWLPVDDVLQRRGFHLASRCQCCDMSETFIHIFIDGPIARTVWHFFGAIFRVQIPCTGDLRLFLSVWKRNLHWAPGGHVKEFLPFIVLWFLWTARNDAKHRQLHISGETVKSQILSYLRLAQAAFIVKPKHWLGVSEAGRSLGFFVGFQRSNRIAIIRWLCSPPGCFKLNVDGSSRGNPWESSVGGVVRDSAGQVVLSFSEFIGVGTNVRAELWAVWRGLLIYSDLGLFPLWVETDSQISLQILRSRRCHWDLHHTVTRILVLLRERAAHLSHIFREGNSVADALAARAHTLRVLYPWGIAFSPVLLVECEWVQTLASSVFCCFGPGWVPAPSLLVLLFVSPLFSGGRSLQASPCPPTFPFDLPSVVVAQDDLYLWPLSLSSWVLELLWFELDCGLILVLRLVLSSDFPADYYFDCGIMYC, from the exons ATGAATTCCCTCATTTGGAATGTTAGGGGACATCGGAGTTCGGAGTCCCAACAGCGGCTTCATGCTCTTGTGAAGGCGCATCAGATTAAGATCTTGGCTATTTTGGAGCCGATGGTTCAGCTGGACCGAAGATTCATGACTCGCCGTTTCGGCTTTTCTAAagtcatttcgaatctttctGGTCATATTTGGGTTTTTCTTTCTGCTGATGTGATGGCTGAATGTGTCTCTGATCATGCTCAGTTTCTTCACATCAAGGTGTCTGCTCCTTTTCTACCCACAACTGtgttttgttcttttgtttatgcTAGCTGTGATTACATTGAGCGTTGGGATCTGTGGCATTTCTTGCTTCTTGTTAGGCCTGTTCAAGGTCCTTGGCTTGTTGGTGGGGATTTTAATGTCGTTCGGGATGCttctgagtgtttgggcacacatggtggtaggttgctacccATGGATGAGTTCAACACTTTTATTCTGGATTCTGGTCTTGtagatgctggttttgaggg ctccattcgAGTTGAACATCTTGCCCGTTCTGTTTCTgaccactgtccgcttttg actgtgaggcttaattggaatttgCCTTGTAATCTCAGTGGCTTGCATCGTCTTTTTGCTAAAATGAAGCGCCTCAAGGATCACCTCAagtggtggaatcgggatgtttttgggaACATTTTCGATAAAATCACTGAGGCGGAGAGGGTTGTTCGATCTGCTGAGGCTGTTTGTGAGGCCGATCCCTCTGATTTGAATTGGACTTCCCTGTCTGAtcgcaatgaggatctggcTCGTGTTACCGCTATGGAAGTGGATTTTTGGAGACAGAAAGCTGCTTGCCATtggttagaggatggtgagcggaatACAAAACTCTTTCACAACATGGTTAAGAAGAAGCGGGTGACGAATAAGATTTTCCGCATATGGCATGATGGGTTCtgcctgacgtctcctgagTTGATTCAGCAGTCGGGAGCCTCGTTTTTCCAGAATTTGCTTACTAGGGAACCCTCTGCGCTTGACTGTCCTGATTTTTCGAGGTTCCCCTTCATTATTTCTGCTGTGGAGAATGATGGTATTGTTGCGACCCCTTCTTTGGAGGAGGTCCGCGCGACCGTCTTCTCCATTCATCCTGATAGTGTTGCTGGGCCTGATGGATTCTCCTCCGCGTTCCTTCAAAATTGCTGGGAGATTGTTCATCAGGATGTTTATGATGCTGTCCTGGACTTCTTCCGGGGTTCTCCTCTCCCCACGGGTTTTACCGCCACTACGATTACTCTGATTCCCAAAGTCGAGGTTGCACATGCTTGGTCGGATTTCCGTCCGATCAGTCTGTGTAATGTCTCGAACAAGATCATATCTAAGCTGTTGTATTCTCGGCTGAGGGTTGTGGTGGAGAGACTTATTTCTTTGAATCAGAGTGGTTTTGTTCTGGGTAGGCTGATTTCTGATAATATTCTCCTtgcccaggagctcactcacagtCTCACTCTCCCCACTCATGGCGGTAATGTTATTCTGAAGTTTgatatggccaaggcctatgaTAGGGTCCAGTGGCCTTTTCTCTTTGAGGTTTTGCGGCACTTTGGCTTCTCGGAGTGGGTTGTGGAGATGGTCTCGGCTTGCATATCTCACTGCCATTTCTCCGTGAACATTAATGGCTCTCTCTCGGGGTTTTTTGGTTCCACTAGAGGCCTCAGACAGGGCGATCCCTTGTCCCCCCTGCTCTTCATATTGGGGGCGGAGTATCTCTCGAGAGGCCTTGAACGTCTTTACCTGCAGCATCCTGCGCTCAGGTATCGCTCCGGATGTGATATTTTAATTTCCCACCTGGCTTAtgctgatgatgtcattattttcgcCAATGGTGGGTCCCGTGGTTTGAAACTTCTTATGGACTTTTTGCATCATTATAAGAATTGCTCGAGGCAGCTGGTGAATGCTGTTAAAAGTTCTGTGATcttgcctccgaggtgctctgCGCACCTCCGCTCCCAGATTTTGCGCATCACAAGGTTTGCGGAGGGTCACTTGCCCCTCAAGTACCTAGGAGTCCCCTTGTTTAGGGGTAATCGGGTCTGTTCTCTTTTTGAGCCCCTCTTACAGGCTGTTCGTATGAAgttggagggttgggagatcCGGACGCTATCTCCGGGTAGCCGCATGACCCTTATCCGTAGTGTCctcctctccatgccgatttatctATTTCAGGTGGTCCAACCATCGcttgctgtcatggagaagctGGAGCTGATCTTTAATGCCTTTCTCTGGGGGTCGAGGCccttggagaagaaatggcattgggccAGGTGGTCTCGGGCTTGCCTTCCAGTGTTGGAGGGTGGTCTTGGCTTCCGCAAATTGAAAGATTTG TTGGATGCTCCTGCTTGTGTTCCTCTTCTGTGTCATATATCCCCCACATGGCGTCGTCTCCTACGGATCCGCCCTCGTGCGGAGAGTTGTTTTCGCTGGCGCGTCGGTCTTGGAGATGTTTCATTTTGGGATGACATTTTGTTTGGGGACACCCCTCTGTCCAGCCAGTGTGAGGTCCGTGGgggccgtgatgttagggtttCTCACTTTTTGTCTGAGGAGGCTTGGGATTTTGATCTTCTCTGTGCTGTGGTGGCCCCCTCCGTTGCTGAGGCGATTACTCTAACCCCGATCGCCTTTGGTGAGCCTGATATGGCTATTTGGATTCATAGTTCTTATGGTGCTTTCTCGCTTCGATCTGCTTGGGAGCTTGTCCGATTGAGAGACCCAGTTTCTGATATTTTGACTCCTTGCTCGGGCCGTTGGTTACGACCTACTATGTCTTTCTTCCTTTGGAGGCTtcggcatcagtggctcccggTGGATGATGTGCTCCAGCGTCGTGGCTTTCATTTGGCTTCtagatgtcagtgttgtgatatgtcggAGACTTTCATACACATATTTATTGATGGCCCGATTGCTCGTACTGTTTGGCATTTCTTTGGGGCGATCTTTCGTGTACAAATACCCTGCACTGGGGATCTCAGATTATTTCTCAGTGTGTGGAAGAGAAATCTTCATTGGGCACCTGGGGGCCACGTCAAGGAGTTTCTGCCATTCattgttttgtggtttctctggacggcccgtaatgatgcgaagcaccgtCAATTACATATTTCAGGCGAGACTGTGAAGTCTCAAATTTTGTCCTACCTGCGTCTCGCTCAGGCTGCTTTCATTGTTAAGCCCAAGCATTGGCTTGGTGTCTCTGAGGCGGGGAGATCGCTGGGTTTTTTTGTTGGCTTTCAGCGCTCCAATAGGATAGCGATTATTCGGTGGCTCTGTTCACCTCCGGGGTGCTTTAAGCTGAATGTTGATGGGAGTTCGAGGGGCAATCCTTGGGAGTCCTCTGTTGGTGGTGTTGTTCGCGATTCTGCTGGCCAGGTGGTGCTCTCCTTCAGCGAGTTTATCGGAGTTGGGACCAATGTTCGGGCggagctttgggcggtttggaggggcCTTCTAATCTATTCCGATCTCGGTCTTTTTCCCCTTTGGGTTGAGACCGATTCTCAGATTTCTCTTCAGATCCTTCGATCGCGTCGGTGCCATTGGGATCTTCATCATACAGTCACTCGGATTCTGGTTCTTTTGAGAGAGCGGGCTGCTCATTTATCTCATATTTTCCGGGAGGGaaattcggtggcggatgcgTTGGCGGCAAGGGCTCATACCCTTCGG GTACTGTATCCTTGGGGGATCGCTTTTTCTCCCGTTTTGCTAGTTGAGTGCGAGTGGGTTCAGACACTTGCATCCTCAGTGTTTTGCTGCTTTGGACCTGGGTGGGTTCCCGCACCTTCTTTGTTGGTGCTTCTCTTTGTATCACCCCTGTTCTCTGGCGGGCGCTCTCTACAGGCTTCTCCTTGTCCGCCGACTTTTCCTTTTGACTTGCCGAGTGTTGTGGTGGCTCAGGATGATCTTTATCTTTG GCCGTTATCACTCTCTTCTTGGGTCTTGGAGCTTCTCTGGTTTGAGCTGGATTGCGGTCTTATTTTGGTGCTTCGACTGGTTCTGTCTAGTGATTTTCCAGctgattattattttgattgCGGGATCATGTACTGCTGA